The following proteins come from a genomic window of Mycolicibacterium rufum:
- a CDS encoding cytochrome P450, whose amino-acid sequence MTAATTEPVKLPPGPRIPKLIQGAAVLTARYGAIAALGRRYGSEFTLNIPVFGETVVISNPALVKELFSSSRELIGRPQNNLGGDVLGPGSIFNLEGDELLARRKLLLPPFSGKNMRAYESITEEEVVREIRSWPEGVEFATLEPMMRITLNTILRAVFGAEGAELDELRVLMPKAVEFGSKIALMPSIVRKDVGPWSPGGKFAQYRRRMDELLNSLMRQARSDPNFTDRGDVLSLLLQARYDDGQPMPDNYIVDELLTMLVAGHETTSTQLAWTIERIRRHPNLLTRLTEEVDAGGNELLLATIAESQRTRPVLTAALRRTRTRVRLGEWVIPEGDTILASTQLAMAAESSFPDAEKFDPDRFVGNPPNPFAWIPFGGGMMRCIGASFATMEMEVTLRTMLREFRIEPTSEPDEKPHSRGVTVTPARGGRIVVHRRTAPSAKAADSVSAATGDPV is encoded by the coding sequence ATGACAGCCGCCACCACAGAACCGGTGAAGCTGCCCCCGGGCCCGCGGATCCCGAAGCTCATCCAGGGCGCGGCGGTGCTGACCGCGCGCTACGGCGCGATCGCCGCCCTCGGCCGCCGCTACGGCTCGGAATTCACGTTGAACATCCCGGTGTTCGGCGAGACGGTCGTGATCAGCAATCCCGCGCTGGTCAAAGAGCTGTTCAGCAGCAGCCGCGAGCTGATCGGGCGGCCGCAGAACAACCTGGGCGGCGACGTGCTGGGCCCGGGCTCGATCTTCAACCTCGAAGGCGACGAGCTGCTGGCCCGCCGCAAGCTGCTGCTGCCGCCGTTCTCCGGCAAGAACATGCGCGCCTACGAGAGCATCACCGAGGAAGAAGTGGTCCGCGAGATCCGCTCCTGGCCCGAGGGGGTGGAGTTCGCGACGCTCGAGCCGATGATGCGGATCACGCTCAACACGATCCTGCGCGCGGTGTTCGGCGCCGAGGGCGCCGAACTCGACGAGCTGCGCGTGCTGATGCCCAAGGCCGTCGAGTTCGGGTCGAAGATCGCGCTGATGCCGTCGATCGTGCGCAAGGACGTCGGGCCGTGGAGTCCTGGCGGCAAGTTCGCGCAGTACCGGCGCCGGATGGACGAGCTGCTGAATTCGCTGATGCGCCAAGCGCGTTCGGACCCGAACTTCACCGACCGCGGCGACGTGCTGTCGCTGCTGCTGCAGGCCCGCTACGACGACGGCCAGCCGATGCCGGACAACTACATCGTCGACGAGTTGCTGACCATGCTCGTGGCCGGCCACGAGACCACCTCGACGCAGCTGGCGTGGACCATCGAACGCATCCGCCGTCATCCGAATCTGCTGACCCGACTGACCGAGGAGGTCGACGCCGGCGGCAACGAGCTGCTGCTCGCGACCATCGCCGAGTCCCAGCGCACCCGGCCGGTGCTGACCGCCGCGCTGCGGCGCACCCGCACCCGGGTTCGGTTGGGAGAGTGGGTCATTCCGGAGGGCGACACGATCCTGGCCAGCACCCAGCTCGCGATGGCCGCCGAGAGCAGCTTCCCCGACGCCGAGAAGTTCGATCCCGACCGCTTCGTGGGCAACCCGCCGAACCCGTTCGCGTGGATCCCGTTCGGCGGCGGCATGATGCGGTGCATCGGAGCCTCGTTCGCCACGATGGAGATGGAGGTCACGCTGCGCACGATGCTGCGTGAGTTCCGCATCGAACCGACCAGCGAGCCCGACGAGAAGCCGCACAGCAGGGGCGTCACCGTCACGCCGGCCCGTGGCGGCCGCATCGTCGTGCACCGTCGGACGGCGCCGTCGGCCAAGGCCGCCGACTCGGTGTCCGCGGCCACGGGCGATCCGGTCTAG